A region from the Hylaeus volcanicus isolate JK05 chromosome 6, UHH_iyHylVolc1.0_haploid, whole genome shotgun sequence genome encodes:
- the LOC128878217 gene encoding translation initiation factor IF-2-like translates to MKVSFALLLLSVAMALAIPVANIEKKSLSDVDQEEINLEEVGDDTDREKKAILCLDIRTGEQGPCDQQSQPAPQVQTFNFQSAPQPMQAMSVIPGPQLISQQSYVIPQQVVPPVNTLQIVQQPQPCAPQATVKIIDSKPQEEPEPPKVPERIEIPKVVTTQPPVPRELPDYVEPPCNDEMVVVPSKPLVVMPEPTMVKIHHCPHHSQQGPSSHASQCTCKQQAMTAVRADHMLPSHLHFMAMRSNPMGNFYQTQIADMQ, encoded by the coding sequence ATGAAAGTCTCGTTCGCCCTTCTGCTGCTAAGTGTGGCTATGGCGCTTGCCATACCAGTGGCAAATATAGAGAAGAAGTCGCTTTCTGACGTGGACCAGGAAGAAATAAACCTGGAAGAAGTTGGCGACGACACGGATAGGGAGAAGAAGGCCATCCTCTGCCTAGACATCCGTACTGGCGAACAAGGACCCTGCGATCAGCAGTCTCAACCGGCACCTCAAGTTCAAACCTTCAACTTCCAATCGGCTCCGCAGCCAATGCAGGCTATGAGCGTGATCCCAGGACCTCAACTAATTTCGCAGCAGTCCTACGTGATTCCTCAGCAGGTGGTTCCACCTGTAAACACCTTGCAGATCGTCCAGCAACCCCAGCCTTGCGCCCCGCAAGCCACCGTGAAAATCATCGATAGCAAGCCCCAAGAAGAACCAGAACCACCTAAAGTTCCAGAACGAATTGAAATTCCAAAGGTTGTCACCACCCAACCACCCGTACCTCGAGAACTGCCCGACTACGTCGAGCCACCCTGCAACGACGAGATGGTTGTTGTCCCATCGAAGCCTTTGGTCGTGATGCCTGAACCAACAATGGTCAAGATTCATCATTGCCCTCATCATTCTCAACAAGGTCCGTCGTCTCATGCCTCTCAGTGCACCTGCAAGCAACAGGCAATGACTGCTGTGAGGGCTGACCATATGCTACCCAGTCACCTGCACTTCATGGCGATGAGGTCCAACCCGATGGGAAATTTCTACCAGACACAGATCGCTGACATGCAGTAG
- the LOC128878481 gene encoding uncharacterized protein LOC128878481: MLYVLTCVGISTIYRDQEVCSNSFKSQFSLENRQLNAKFQYRKMKASFALLLLGVVMAQAIPASRIEKKSLSDVDQEEINLEEVGDDMDREKKAILCLDIRTGEQGPSDQQSQSAPQVQTFNFQSAPQPMQAMSVIPGPQLISQQSYVIPQQVVPPVNTLQIVQQPQPCAPQATVKIIDSKPQEEPEPPKVQERIEIPKVDVTAQPPVPREPLSDYVEPPCNDEMVVVRPKPLVVMSEPTMVKIHHCPHHSQQGPSSHASQCTCKQQAMTAVRADHMLPSHLHFMAMRSNPMGNFYQTQIADMQ, translated from the coding sequence ATGCTATATGTTTTGACATGCGTTGGTATTTCGACAATCTACAGGGATCAGGAAGTGTGTTCGAACTCCTTTAAAAGTCAGTTCAGTCTGGAGAATCGTCAGTTGAACGCAAAGTTTCAATATCGCAAGATGAAAGCTTCATTCGCTCTTCTACTGCTAGGTGTGGTTATGGCGCAGGCCATACCAGCGTCAAGAATAGAAAAGAAGTCGCTTTCTGACGTGGACCAGGAAGAAATAAACCTGGAAGAAGTTGGCGACGACATGGACAGGGAGAAGAAGGCCATCCTCTGCCTAGACATCCGTACTGGCGAACAAGGACCCAGCGATCAGCAGTCTCAATCGGCACCTCAAGTTCAAACCTTCAACTTCCAATCGGCTCCGCAGCCAATGCAGGCTATGAGCGTGATCCCAGGACCTCAACTAATTTCGCAGCAGTCCTACGTGATTCCTCAGCAGGTGGTTCCACCTGTAAACACCTTGCAGATCGTCCAGCAACCCCAGCCTTGCGCCCCGCAAGCCACCGTGAAAATCATCGACAGCAAGCCCCAAGAAGAACCAGAACCACCTAAAGTTCAAGAACGAATTGAAATTCCAAAGGTTGATGTTACCGCCCAACCACCCGTACCTCGAGAACCATTGTCTGACTACGTCGAGCCACCCTGCAACGACGAGATGGTCGTTGTCCGGCCGAAGCCTTTGGTCGTGATGTCTGAACCAACAATGGTCAAGATCCATCATTGCCCTCATCATTCTCAACAAGGTCCGTCGTCTCATGCCTCTCAGTGCACCTGCAAGCAACAGGCAATGACTGCTGTGAGGGCTGACCATATGCTACCCAGTCACCTGCACTTCATGGCGATGAGGTCCAACCCGATGGGAAATTTCTACCAGACACAGATCGCTGACATGCAGTAG